Proteins co-encoded in one Dreissena polymorpha isolate Duluth1 chromosome 12, UMN_Dpol_1.0, whole genome shotgun sequence genomic window:
- the LOC127853833 gene encoding 5'-nucleotidase domain-containing protein 1-like isoform X2: MKPLSLINYHAIGFDLDHTLAKYRVVNQIKLTYNSLIDFLVQEKGYDSDIRTDISYGKDFICKGLFVDTAKGNVIKLSHSGKILRGSHGTRALSQRELISTYGPTLLWEHYEHAREAVRPSTGNKTFAFWENYFDVPALYVCAQVVDYWDKKNGGPLPSYRDILFKDILAGMECNYRFQAFSENSGYFFPKLKQNPEQYYQACSLGVKQWLRDLKMAGKCVFLTTSSHIDFASLTASSVLGPDWKSYFDIIVTNARKPGFFKDNKPFLSLDGILEKETVTYDKLEEHSVYSSGNHGDLEKFITKVTGVERPQVVYFGDSLCSDAFPVKTLTDWDLILVLEEMEAEGFHPHDNTHHYWQQDERDRKIVRPVNLAVDEEEEEYLLSRQWGSFFYHPEDDPLQNRHMNTFWGELVTKYSDVAIPSIEYIAGLPLDHEFTRFDHSEDGSTDGFSPAKPKPLLPLVLP; the protein is encoded by the exons ATGAAGCCGCTGTCGTTGATTAATTACCATGCAATTGGTTTTGACTTGGACCACACGCTGGCGAAGTACAGAGTGGTGAATCAAATTAAG TTAACTTACAACAGTCTTATAGACTTTCTTGTCCAAGAAAAAGGATATGATTCAGACATTCGTACAGACATATCTTACGGCAAGGATTTTAT ATGCAAAGGTCTTTTTGTAGACACCGCAAAAGGAAACGTTATCAAATTGTCACACTCTGGAAAAATTCTTAG GGGAAGTCATGGCACGAGGGCGCTGTCTCAAAGGGAACTTATATCGACATATGGGCCGACACTACTGTGGGAGCATTACGAGCATGCCAGAGAGGCTGTCAGGCCAAGCACTG GAAATAAGACATTTGCCTTTTGGGAGAACTACTTTGATGTGCCAGCGCTGTATGTTTGTGCTCAAGTGGTAGACTACTGGGATAAAAAG AATGGTGGACCGTTGCCTAGTTACAGAGACATCCTGTTCAAGGACATTCTTGCTGGAATGGAATGTAACTACAGGTTCCAGGCATTCTCtg AAAACTCAGGATATTTCTTCCCAAAGCTAAAGCAGAACCCAGAGCAGTATTACCAGGCATGTAGCCTAGGAGTGAAGCAGTGGTTACGTGACTTGAAAATGGCGGGAAAGTGCGTATTTCTCACGACGTCATCTCACATCGACTTTGCCAGTCTGACAGCCTCCTCTGTGCTAGG CCCAGACTGGAAGTCCTATTTCGACATTATCGTAACCAATGCAAGGAAGCCTGGATTCTTCAAGGACAACAAACCCTTCCTTAGTCTAG ATGGTATCCTGGAAAAGGAGACCGTTACCTATGATAAGCTGGAAGAGCATAGTGTCTACTCCAGTGGTAACCATGGCGACCTTGAAAAGTTCATCACCAAGGTGACTGGGGTAGAGAGGCCACAG GTTGTGTATTTTGGGGACTCGCTGTGTTCGGATGCATTTCCTGTCAAGACTCTCACTGACTGGGATCTTATCCTAGTCCTGGAGGAGATGGAGGCGGAGGGATTCCATCCCCATGACAACACGCATCACTACTGGCAACAGGATGAGCGCGACAGAAAAATAGTCCGCCCT GTGAACCTGGCAGTGGACGAGGAGGAGGAAGAGTATTTGTTGTCACGGCAATGGGGCTCATTCTTCTACCACCCCGAGGACGACCCCCTACAAAACCGCCACATGAACACTTTCTGGGGGGAGCTGGTCACCAAGTACTCGGACGTGGCCATTCCTAGCATCGAGTACATCGCAG GTCTTCCACTGGACCATGAGTTTACCCGCTTTGATCACAGTGAAGATGGAAGCACTGACGGCTTTTCTCCGGCCAAACCCAAACCGCTTCTACCCCTTGTGTTGCCTTAG
- the LOC127853833 gene encoding 5'-nucleotidase domain-containing protein 1-like isoform X1, with the protein MKPLSLINYHAIGFDLDHTLAKYRVVNQIKLTYNSLIDFLVQEKGYDSDIRTDISYGKDFICKGLFVDTAKGNVIKLSHSGKILRGSHGTRALSQRELISTYGPTLLWEHYEHAREAVRPSTGNKTFAFWENYFDVPALYVCAQVVDYWDKKNGGPLPSYRDILFKDILAGMECNYRFQAFSENSGYFFPKLKQNPEQYYQACSLGVKQWLRDLKMAGKCVFLTTSSHIDFASLTASSVLGPDWKSYFDIIVTNARKPGFFKDNKPFLSLDGILEKETVTYDKLEEHSVYSSGNHGDLEKFITKVTGVERPQVVYFGDSLCSDAFPVKTLTDWDLILVLEEMEAEGFHPHDNTHHYWQQDERDRKIVRPVNLAVDEEEEEYLLSRQWGSFFYHPEDDPLQNRHMNTFWGELVTKYSDVAIPSIEYIAGVYFVSGLPLDHEFTRFDHSEDGSTDGFSPAKPKPLLPLVLP; encoded by the exons ATGAAGCCGCTGTCGTTGATTAATTACCATGCAATTGGTTTTGACTTGGACCACACGCTGGCGAAGTACAGAGTGGTGAATCAAATTAAG TTAACTTACAACAGTCTTATAGACTTTCTTGTCCAAGAAAAAGGATATGATTCAGACATTCGTACAGACATATCTTACGGCAAGGATTTTAT ATGCAAAGGTCTTTTTGTAGACACCGCAAAAGGAAACGTTATCAAATTGTCACACTCTGGAAAAATTCTTAG GGGAAGTCATGGCACGAGGGCGCTGTCTCAAAGGGAACTTATATCGACATATGGGCCGACACTACTGTGGGAGCATTACGAGCATGCCAGAGAGGCTGTCAGGCCAAGCACTG GAAATAAGACATTTGCCTTTTGGGAGAACTACTTTGATGTGCCAGCGCTGTATGTTTGTGCTCAAGTGGTAGACTACTGGGATAAAAAG AATGGTGGACCGTTGCCTAGTTACAGAGACATCCTGTTCAAGGACATTCTTGCTGGAATGGAATGTAACTACAGGTTCCAGGCATTCTCtg AAAACTCAGGATATTTCTTCCCAAAGCTAAAGCAGAACCCAGAGCAGTATTACCAGGCATGTAGCCTAGGAGTGAAGCAGTGGTTACGTGACTTGAAAATGGCGGGAAAGTGCGTATTTCTCACGACGTCATCTCACATCGACTTTGCCAGTCTGACAGCCTCCTCTGTGCTAGG CCCAGACTGGAAGTCCTATTTCGACATTATCGTAACCAATGCAAGGAAGCCTGGATTCTTCAAGGACAACAAACCCTTCCTTAGTCTAG ATGGTATCCTGGAAAAGGAGACCGTTACCTATGATAAGCTGGAAGAGCATAGTGTCTACTCCAGTGGTAACCATGGCGACCTTGAAAAGTTCATCACCAAGGTGACTGGGGTAGAGAGGCCACAG GTTGTGTATTTTGGGGACTCGCTGTGTTCGGATGCATTTCCTGTCAAGACTCTCACTGACTGGGATCTTATCCTAGTCCTGGAGGAGATGGAGGCGGAGGGATTCCATCCCCATGACAACACGCATCACTACTGGCAACAGGATGAGCGCGACAGAAAAATAGTCCGCCCT GTGAACCTGGCAGTGGACGAGGAGGAGGAAGAGTATTTGTTGTCACGGCAATGGGGCTCATTCTTCTACCACCCCGAGGACGACCCCCTACAAAACCGCCACATGAACACTTTCTGGGGGGAGCTGGTCACCAAGTACTCGGACGTGGCCATTCCTAGCATCGAGTACATCGCAGGCGTGTATTTTGTGTcag GTCTTCCACTGGACCATGAGTTTACCCGCTTTGATCACAGTGAAGATGGAAGCACTGACGGCTTTTCTCCGGCCAAACCCAAACCGCTTCTACCCCTTGTGTTGCCTTAG
- the LOC127853833 gene encoding 5'-nucleotidase domain-containing protein 1-like isoform X3 has product MKPLSLINYHAIGFDLDHTLAKYRVVNQIKLTYNSLIDFLVQEKGYDSDIRTDISYGKDFICKGLFVDTAKGNVIKLSHSGKILRGSHGTRALSQRELISTYGPTLLWEHYEHAREAVRPSTGNKTFAFWENYFDVPALYVCAQVVDYWDKKNGGPLPSYRDILFKDILAGMECNYRFQAFSENSGYFFPKLKQNPEQYYQACSLGVKQWLRDLKMAGKCVFLTTSSHIDFASLTASSVLGPDWKSYFDIIVTNARKPGFFKDNKPFLSLDGILEKETVTYDKLEEHSVYSSGNHGDLEKFITKVVYFGDSLCSDAFPVKTLTDWDLILVLEEMEAEGFHPHDNTHHYWQQDERDRKIVRPVNLAVDEEEEEYLLSRQWGSFFYHPEDDPLQNRHMNTFWGELVTKYSDVAIPSIEYIAGVYFVSGLPLDHEFTRFDHSEDGSTDGFSPAKPKPLLPLVLP; this is encoded by the exons ATGAAGCCGCTGTCGTTGATTAATTACCATGCAATTGGTTTTGACTTGGACCACACGCTGGCGAAGTACAGAGTGGTGAATCAAATTAAG TTAACTTACAACAGTCTTATAGACTTTCTTGTCCAAGAAAAAGGATATGATTCAGACATTCGTACAGACATATCTTACGGCAAGGATTTTAT ATGCAAAGGTCTTTTTGTAGACACCGCAAAAGGAAACGTTATCAAATTGTCACACTCTGGAAAAATTCTTAG GGGAAGTCATGGCACGAGGGCGCTGTCTCAAAGGGAACTTATATCGACATATGGGCCGACACTACTGTGGGAGCATTACGAGCATGCCAGAGAGGCTGTCAGGCCAAGCACTG GAAATAAGACATTTGCCTTTTGGGAGAACTACTTTGATGTGCCAGCGCTGTATGTTTGTGCTCAAGTGGTAGACTACTGGGATAAAAAG AATGGTGGACCGTTGCCTAGTTACAGAGACATCCTGTTCAAGGACATTCTTGCTGGAATGGAATGTAACTACAGGTTCCAGGCATTCTCtg AAAACTCAGGATATTTCTTCCCAAAGCTAAAGCAGAACCCAGAGCAGTATTACCAGGCATGTAGCCTAGGAGTGAAGCAGTGGTTACGTGACTTGAAAATGGCGGGAAAGTGCGTATTTCTCACGACGTCATCTCACATCGACTTTGCCAGTCTGACAGCCTCCTCTGTGCTAGG CCCAGACTGGAAGTCCTATTTCGACATTATCGTAACCAATGCAAGGAAGCCTGGATTCTTCAAGGACAACAAACCCTTCCTTAGTCTAG ATGGTATCCTGGAAAAGGAGACCGTTACCTATGATAAGCTGGAAGAGCATAGTGTCTACTCCAGTGGTAACCATGGCGACCTTGAAAAGTTCATCACCAAG GTTGTGTATTTTGGGGACTCGCTGTGTTCGGATGCATTTCCTGTCAAGACTCTCACTGACTGGGATCTTATCCTAGTCCTGGAGGAGATGGAGGCGGAGGGATTCCATCCCCATGACAACACGCATCACTACTGGCAACAGGATGAGCGCGACAGAAAAATAGTCCGCCCT GTGAACCTGGCAGTGGACGAGGAGGAGGAAGAGTATTTGTTGTCACGGCAATGGGGCTCATTCTTCTACCACCCCGAGGACGACCCCCTACAAAACCGCCACATGAACACTTTCTGGGGGGAGCTGGTCACCAAGTACTCGGACGTGGCCATTCCTAGCATCGAGTACATCGCAGGCGTGTATTTTGTGTcag GTCTTCCACTGGACCATGAGTTTACCCGCTTTGATCACAGTGAAGATGGAAGCACTGACGGCTTTTCTCCGGCCAAACCCAAACCGCTTCTACCCCTTGTGTTGCCTTAG
- the LOC127853833 gene encoding 5'-nucleotidase domain-containing protein 1-like isoform X4 — protein sequence MKPLSLINYHAIGFDLDHTLAKYRVVNQIKLTYNSLIDFLVQEKGYDSDIRTDISYGKDFICKGLFVDTAKGNVIKLSHSGKILRGSHGTRALSQRELISTYGPTLLWEHYEHAREAVRPSTGNKTFAFWENYFDVPALYVCAQVVDYWDKKNGGPLPSYRDILFKDILAGMECNYRFQAFSENSGYFFPKLKQNPEQYYQACSLGVKQWLRDLKMAGKCVFLTTSSHIDFASLTASSVLGPDWKSYFDIIVTNARKPGFFKDNKPFLSLDGILEKETVTYDKLEEHSVYSSGNHGDLEKFITKVTGVERPQVVYFGDSLCSDAFPVKTLTDWDLILVLEEMEAEGFHPHDNTHHYWQQDERDRKIVRPVNLAVDEEEEEYLLSRQWGSFFYHPEDDPLQNRHMNTFWGELVTKYSDVAIPSIESSTGP from the exons ATGAAGCCGCTGTCGTTGATTAATTACCATGCAATTGGTTTTGACTTGGACCACACGCTGGCGAAGTACAGAGTGGTGAATCAAATTAAG TTAACTTACAACAGTCTTATAGACTTTCTTGTCCAAGAAAAAGGATATGATTCAGACATTCGTACAGACATATCTTACGGCAAGGATTTTAT ATGCAAAGGTCTTTTTGTAGACACCGCAAAAGGAAACGTTATCAAATTGTCACACTCTGGAAAAATTCTTAG GGGAAGTCATGGCACGAGGGCGCTGTCTCAAAGGGAACTTATATCGACATATGGGCCGACACTACTGTGGGAGCATTACGAGCATGCCAGAGAGGCTGTCAGGCCAAGCACTG GAAATAAGACATTTGCCTTTTGGGAGAACTACTTTGATGTGCCAGCGCTGTATGTTTGTGCTCAAGTGGTAGACTACTGGGATAAAAAG AATGGTGGACCGTTGCCTAGTTACAGAGACATCCTGTTCAAGGACATTCTTGCTGGAATGGAATGTAACTACAGGTTCCAGGCATTCTCtg AAAACTCAGGATATTTCTTCCCAAAGCTAAAGCAGAACCCAGAGCAGTATTACCAGGCATGTAGCCTAGGAGTGAAGCAGTGGTTACGTGACTTGAAAATGGCGGGAAAGTGCGTATTTCTCACGACGTCATCTCACATCGACTTTGCCAGTCTGACAGCCTCCTCTGTGCTAGG CCCAGACTGGAAGTCCTATTTCGACATTATCGTAACCAATGCAAGGAAGCCTGGATTCTTCAAGGACAACAAACCCTTCCTTAGTCTAG ATGGTATCCTGGAAAAGGAGACCGTTACCTATGATAAGCTGGAAGAGCATAGTGTCTACTCCAGTGGTAACCATGGCGACCTTGAAAAGTTCATCACCAAGGTGACTGGGGTAGAGAGGCCACAG GTTGTGTATTTTGGGGACTCGCTGTGTTCGGATGCATTTCCTGTCAAGACTCTCACTGACTGGGATCTTATCCTAGTCCTGGAGGAGATGGAGGCGGAGGGATTCCATCCCCATGACAACACGCATCACTACTGGCAACAGGATGAGCGCGACAGAAAAATAGTCCGCCCT GTGAACCTGGCAGTGGACGAGGAGGAGGAAGAGTATTTGTTGTCACGGCAATGGGGCTCATTCTTCTACCACCCCGAGGACGACCCCCTACAAAACCGCCACATGAACACTTTCTGGGGGGAGCTGGTCACCAAGTACTCGGACGTGGCCATTCCTAGCATCGA GTCTTCCACTGGACCATGA